One Armatimonadota bacterium genomic window carries:
- the topA gene encoding type I DNA topoisomerase, translating to MASKLVIVESPAKAKTIGGYLGKDYEVLASIGHIRDLVPNAKGLPPEVKKKWWADYGIDIDQDFEPYYEVPKEKAAQVSKLRAALKDKDELVLATDEDREGEAISWHLLEVLKPTKKQKVSRIAFHEITKDAIQRAVATPRTIDLDLVEAQETRRILDRLYGYTLSPVLWTKVTKNLSAGRVQSPAVKLVVEREKARRDFVSAEYWDLKAKFQATAGVVLADLVEVEGKRVAAGRDFDEHTGKLSGKADVLWVDGALAVELATAAKAAKPYVVESLTEKEGQQKPQPPFMTTTLQQDANRKFAYGAERTMRIAQTLYEGVEIGGETAGLITYMRTDSLTLAEDALHSIRGYIARHYPDAQTDKPVKYSNKVKNAQEAHEAIRPTDISRSPDKVRSFLTDDQFKIYSLIWQRTVACQMKPAKVLRTEAKIGSDSAKGHLVFQANGSQVVDPGFLSVYMEGKDEEDDGDRILPRMSQGQEVTLAELDPSEHHTMPPSRYTDATLIRRLEELGIGRPSTYASIISVIVDRGYVRKAGKQLVPTWRAFMAMDVLDVHFQELMDFGFTAKLDDVLDEISEGKADSKVYLKEFFMGDANKPGLKPMVEERRLQIPFPNLEIGKHPESGEGIRVRSGKDGSPFLQLGDQKVYANIPDDLAPADLTLEKALELFAQRSPAAEVVGVHPVSGRNLLLKFRQGYYLEAERTPEEIEAKVKPTWISLPPGITPQELSQEDLDILCAYPKLIGKDGSSEVWFRMGKFGPYVEEGTERRTIEDWRKGVAMTLEEAKAILAQPKTSGAASKKGPIKEMGELPGAAGPVRVMTGFYGPYVTDGVTNATIPKSIDPLEITNDQAKELLDKKREAGPSTKKRTFKRKATARKK from the coding sequence ATGGCTTCAAAACTCGTCATTGTCGAATCTCCCGCAAAGGCCAAGACAATCGGTGGCTACTTGGGCAAGGATTACGAAGTCCTTGCCAGCATCGGTCATATCCGCGACCTCGTGCCCAATGCCAAGGGGCTTCCGCCGGAAGTCAAGAAGAAGTGGTGGGCGGATTACGGCATCGACATCGACCAGGATTTTGAACCTTACTATGAGGTGCCGAAGGAAAAAGCGGCGCAGGTTTCCAAGCTCCGAGCCGCGCTGAAGGACAAGGACGAATTGGTACTCGCGACGGATGAAGACCGAGAGGGTGAGGCGATTTCGTGGCACCTTCTCGAAGTTCTGAAGCCGACCAAGAAGCAGAAAGTCTCGCGCATCGCGTTCCACGAGATTACGAAAGACGCGATTCAGCGAGCCGTGGCCACGCCGAGGACGATCGATCTGGATTTGGTCGAAGCTCAGGAAACGCGGCGCATCCTCGACCGACTTTACGGCTACACGCTTTCGCCGGTTTTGTGGACGAAGGTCACCAAGAACCTATCGGCGGGACGTGTGCAGAGCCCGGCGGTGAAGCTGGTGGTCGAGCGCGAAAAGGCGCGGCGCGACTTCGTTTCCGCCGAATATTGGGATTTGAAGGCCAAGTTCCAGGCTACCGCTGGTGTGGTGCTGGCGGACCTTGTGGAGGTCGAAGGCAAGCGGGTTGCGGCGGGGCGAGACTTTGACGAGCACACGGGCAAGCTGTCGGGCAAAGCCGACGTGCTTTGGGTCGATGGCGCTCTGGCGGTCGAACTGGCCACTGCCGCTAAGGCGGCTAAGCCGTACGTTGTCGAATCGCTGACCGAGAAAGAGGGGCAACAGAAGCCTCAGCCGCCGTTTATGACGACCACGCTCCAGCAGGATGCGAACCGCAAGTTCGCCTACGGCGCGGAGCGAACGATGCGCATTGCGCAGACGCTTTATGAAGGCGTGGAGATCGGCGGAGAGACGGCGGGTCTCATTACTTATATGCGTACCGACTCGCTGACGCTGGCGGAGGACGCCCTGCATTCGATCCGTGGATACATCGCCCGGCACTACCCGGATGCGCAGACGGACAAGCCGGTCAAGTACTCCAACAAGGTGAAGAACGCCCAGGAGGCGCACGAGGCGATCCGACCGACGGACATCAGCCGCTCGCCAGACAAGGTGCGGAGCTTCCTGACCGACGACCAATTCAAGATTTACTCGCTCATTTGGCAACGAACCGTTGCCTGCCAGATGAAGCCGGCCAAGGTGCTTCGAACCGAAGCCAAGATCGGCTCGGATTCGGCCAAGGGGCACCTAGTGTTCCAGGCGAACGGCTCGCAGGTCGTCGATCCTGGCTTCTTGAGTGTTTACATGGAAGGGAAGGACGAGGAGGACGACGGCGACCGAATCCTGCCGCGAATGAGTCAGGGCCAAGAGGTTACGCTGGCCGAGCTCGACCCTTCTGAGCACCACACGATGCCGCCGTCCCGGTATACGGATGCGACGCTGATCCGCCGCTTGGAAGAGCTTGGCATCGGCCGACCGTCGACGTATGCGTCGATCATTTCGGTGATCGTGGATCGCGGCTATGTGCGCAAGGCGGGCAAGCAATTGGTGCCGACTTGGCGAGCGTTCATGGCGATGGACGTGCTGGACGTCCACTTCCAGGAACTGATGGACTTTGGCTTCACGGCCAAGTTGGACGACGTTCTCGACGAGATTTCGGAAGGTAAGGCGGACTCGAAGGTGTACTTGAAGGAATTCTTCATGGGCGACGCCAACAAGCCGGGCCTCAAACCGATGGTGGAGGAGCGGCGGCTTCAGATTCCATTCCCGAACCTGGAGATTGGCAAGCATCCCGAGAGCGGGGAAGGGATTCGCGTTCGCTCGGGCAAGGACGGTAGCCCGTTCCTTCAGCTTGGCGACCAGAAGGTTTACGCGAATATTCCCGACGATTTGGCTCCCGCCGACCTGACGCTCGAGAAGGCGCTGGAACTTTTCGCCCAGCGGTCTCCGGCGGCCGAGGTGGTCGGAGTTCACCCGGTGTCGGGCCGAAACCTGCTGTTGAAGTTCCGCCAGGGGTACTACCTGGAGGCGGAGCGAACGCCGGAAGAGATCGAGGCGAAGGTGAAGCCGACGTGGATTTCGCTCCCGCCGGGCATCACCCCGCAGGAGCTTTCGCAGGAGGATTTGGACATCCTGTGTGCGTATCCGAAGCTGATCGGCAAGGATGGGTCCAGCGAGGTTTGGTTCCGAATGGGCAAGTTTGGTCCGTACGTTGAAGAGGGAACCGAGCGGCGCACGATCGAGGATTGGCGAAAGGGCGTTGCGATGACCTTGGAAGAAGCCAAGGCGATTTTGGCTCAGCCCAAGACGTCGGGAGCGGCTTCTAAGAAGGGGCCGATTAAGGAGATGGGTGAACTACCCGGCGCGGCAGGCCCTGTGCGGGTCATGACCGGCTTCTACGGTCCGTACGTGACCGATGGCGTGACGAATGCCACGATTCCCAAGTCGATCGATCCGCTTGAGATCACCAACGACCAGGCCAAAGAGCTTTTGGACAAGAAGCGCGAGGCCGGGCCATCGACCAAGAAGCGGACGTTTAAGCGGAAGGCGACGGCGCGGAAGAAGTGA
- the mnmG gene encoding tRNA uridine-5-carboxymethylaminomethyl(34) synthesis enzyme MnmG — translation MGVTQFDVIVVGAGHAGIEACLAAARMGLKTACITMRLDRIGHLPCNCSVGGPAKGHMAREVDALGGQMAVTTDFAMTHIRRVGTGRGPAVQTLRAHVCKDLYPVLMRKVLEDQPNLTLIQASVERVLTNSYGVTGVELSDGTPILARSVVLTTGTFLNGLCHEGKKQTVAARHGDEAAVGLSASLAGFGIRLRRFKTGTTPRVAKSSIDFGKTLEMESELDAGPMSFLHDHFSPQHDLLPCWQTHTNQNTHEVINANLNESAMYSGQIQGVGPRYCPSIEDKIVRFADKDSHPVFLEQETWMGEEMYVQGVSTSLPAWVQIELLRTIPGMENVELLRPGYAVEYDMADPLQLTPELQSKLVPGLFLAGQLNGTSGYEEAAGQGIVAGINAAQFAREGEPVPFPRTSSFIGVMVDDLTTKGVEDPYRMLTARAEHRLLLRHDNADERLTPLSRSVGLCGDDRWARFEAKQEAIEQGIYALESTFVTPAHDAEMAALGLQGSKNRTSMFDMMRRPEVGLDVIERIAGAIGSELVLPTDEAVREQISLRAMYSGYIAQQQRLVDSAMKLDDMKIPADWDYEKMAGLSFESKEKLSRIRPSTIGQASRIPGVRPTDIALVVGYLRGKVGRSAVGEKA, via the coding sequence GTGGGAGTGACGCAGTTCGACGTCATCGTCGTCGGGGCCGGTCACGCTGGAATCGAGGCGTGCCTTGCGGCCGCGCGAATGGGACTCAAGACCGCGTGCATCACGATGCGCCTGGATCGCATCGGGCACCTGCCGTGCAACTGCTCGGTGGGTGGACCGGCGAAGGGGCACATGGCGCGCGAGGTGGATGCCCTCGGCGGACAGATGGCGGTGACGACCGACTTTGCTATGACGCATATTCGACGCGTCGGCACGGGGCGGGGTCCGGCGGTTCAGACCCTACGGGCGCATGTCTGCAAGGACCTGTACCCGGTTCTGATGCGCAAAGTGCTGGAGGACCAGCCGAACCTGACGCTCATTCAGGCTAGCGTCGAGCGGGTTTTGACGAACTCGTACGGAGTGACCGGCGTCGAACTGTCGGACGGGACGCCGATTCTCGCCCGGTCGGTGGTGCTCACTACAGGCACTTTCCTCAACGGCCTGTGCCACGAGGGCAAGAAGCAGACGGTGGCGGCGCGCCACGGCGACGAGGCGGCAGTCGGCCTATCGGCTTCGCTGGCTGGATTCGGAATCCGACTTCGACGCTTTAAGACTGGCACGACGCCACGCGTGGCCAAAAGCTCGATCGACTTCGGCAAGACGCTGGAGATGGAGAGCGAACTGGACGCCGGGCCGATGTCGTTCCTGCACGATCATTTTTCGCCGCAACACGACCTGCTTCCGTGCTGGCAGACGCACACGAACCAGAACACGCACGAGGTCATCAACGCGAACCTGAATGAGTCGGCGATGTACTCCGGGCAGATTCAGGGCGTCGGGCCGCGCTATTGCCCCAGCATCGAGGACAAGATCGTGCGGTTTGCCGACAAGGATTCGCACCCGGTTTTTCTAGAGCAGGAGACGTGGATGGGCGAAGAAATGTACGTTCAGGGCGTCTCGACGTCGCTTCCAGCCTGGGTTCAGATCGAGCTTTTGCGGACGATCCCGGGCATGGAAAACGTCGAGTTGCTCCGCCCTGGGTACGCGGTGGAGTACGACATGGCCGACCCGCTCCAGCTAACGCCGGAACTGCAGTCGAAGCTGGTACCAGGCCTCTTCTTGGCGGGGCAATTGAACGGAACCAGTGGCTACGAGGAAGCAGCGGGGCAGGGAATTGTGGCGGGAATCAACGCTGCGCAGTTCGCACGCGAAGGTGAGCCAGTACCGTTCCCGCGAACGAGCAGCTTTATCGGCGTAATGGTTGACGACCTGACGACGAAGGGCGTCGAGGACCCTTACCGAATGCTGACGGCACGAGCCGAGCATCGATTGCTATTGCGCCATGACAACGCCGACGAGCGATTGACGCCGCTTTCGCGGTCAGTGGGATTGTGCGGCGACGACCGATGGGCGCGGTTCGAGGCCAAGCAAGAGGCGATCGAGCAAGGAATCTATGCGCTAGAGAGCACGTTTGTGACTCCAGCCCACGACGCCGAAATGGCAGCGCTGGGCTTGCAGGGATCGAAGAATCGGACCTCGATGTTCGACATGATGCGCCGACCCGAGGTCGGGCTCGACGTGATTGAGCGGATCGCGGGTGCGATCGGAAGCGAGTTGGTTTTGCCCACGGACGAGGCGGTGCGGGAGCAGATTTCGCTTCGAGCGATGTACTCGGGCTACATCGCGCAGCAACAGCGGCTGGTCGACAGTGCGATGAAGCTGGACGACATGAAGATTCCGGCGGATTGGGATTACGAGAAGATGGCGGGGTTGAGCTTTGAATCGAAGGAAAAGCTGTCGCGCATTCGCCCGTCGACGATTGGGCAGGCTTCGCGCATACCGGGCGTTCGTCCGACGGACATCGCCTTAGTAGTGGGCTACCTGCGAGGCAAGGTCGGCCGGTCGGCGGTGGGAGAGAAGGCATGA
- a CDS encoding EVE domain-containing protein: protein MNYWLFKSEPETYSIDDLKRVGKPAMWEGCRNYTVRNFFRDSMADGDMAFFYHSVANPTGIVGTMRVVGEAYPDPTQFDPVSDYFDPKAPADGSRWLLRDVEFVSKFNRCITLAELRETPGLEDMFVVRKGQRLSVMPVTKEEWDIVMSLPGI, encoded by the coding sequence ATGAACTATTGGCTCTTCAAGTCCGAACCGGAAACCTACTCGATCGATGACCTCAAGCGCGTGGGCAAACCGGCGATGTGGGAAGGGTGCCGCAACTACACGGTGCGTAACTTCTTCCGAGACTCGATGGCCGATGGCGACATGGCGTTCTTCTACCACTCCGTCGCCAACCCGACCGGCATCGTCGGCACGATGCGTGTGGTTGGTGAAGCCTATCCCGACCCCACGCAGTTCGATCCCGTGTCTGACTATTTCGATCCCAAAGCTCCTGCCGACGGCTCACGGTGGCTCCTGCGCGACGTCGAGTTCGTCAGCAAATTCAACCGCTGCATCACCCTCGCCGAACTGCGCGAGACTCCGGGCCTCGAAGACATGTTTGTCGTCCGCAAGGGTCAGCGCCTCAGCGTCATGCCCGTGACGAAAGAAGAGTGGGACATCGTGATGTCCCTGCCCGGAATCTAG
- a CDS encoding GNAT family N-acetyltransferase → MNCSVVAHESPEYWAAVELRRQVLRFPLGMDYTPEQLASEGDSTHFAILDGAVAVATAMATPYTDEIVKIRQVAVDPSRQGQGLGRQVMFYAEDWARAEGFAEAVLHARQVAVDFYLRIGYEIFDEPFEEVGIPHRKMRKRLLL, encoded by the coding sequence GTGAACTGCTCGGTCGTCGCCCATGAATCGCCGGAGTACTGGGCGGCGGTCGAACTGAGAAGGCAGGTTTTGCGCTTTCCTTTGGGCATGGATTACACGCCCGAGCAGCTCGCGAGCGAGGGTGATTCGACGCACTTTGCCATATTGGATGGCGCTGTGGCGGTGGCTACGGCGATGGCGACACCCTACACGGACGAGATTGTGAAGATTCGGCAGGTCGCAGTTGATCCTTCGCGCCAGGGCCAGGGCCTTGGACGGCAGGTGATGTTCTACGCCGAGGATTGGGCACGGGCTGAGGGCTTTGCCGAAGCGGTCCTCCATGCGCGGCAGGTGGCTGTCGACTTCTATCTGAGGATCGGATACGAAATCTTCGACGAGCCGTTTGAAGAGGTCGGCATTCCGCATCGGAAGATGCGGAAGCGGTTACTTCTTTAG
- a CDS encoding PEP-CTERM sorting domain-containing protein (PEP-CTERM proteins occur, often in large numbers, in the proteomes of bacteria that also encode an exosortase, a predicted intramembrane cysteine proteinase. The presence of a PEP-CTERM domain at a protein's C-terminus predicts cleavage within the sorting domain, followed by covalent anchoring to some some component of the (usually Gram-negative) cell surface. Many PEP-CTERM proteins exhibit an unusual sequence composition that includes large numbers of potential glycosylation sites. Expression of one such protein has been shown restore the ability of a bacterium to form floc, a type of biofilm.), protein MKFLGFGVLLGLSSLASAQTLLHDGFDSYSFSTVDGQGGWFTSSPTSFFVVPQGGDNPPATSGTQMLASNGLNTTVGNFIQPAWNARDPFKNMLIAETDLYVRSDDTSGRSLNFGIVSDAGQTLADIGYACNGDAFFVYSQTEGYGQGPSGSRNAWHHFMIKLDFDAKSTQYFVDDALIGSGSFHSDEVINSVKFNSVIGTAAPDAYWDSVNIKAVPEPASIFAVGWGGLLLLRRRKRSSS, encoded by the coding sequence GTGAAATTCCTTGGTTTTGGAGTCCTGCTTGGGCTTTCCTCTCTCGCTTCGGCTCAGACGCTTTTGCACGACGGGTTCGACTCGTATTCTTTTTCGACAGTGGACGGTCAGGGCGGCTGGTTTACGTCGTCGCCGACATCGTTCTTTGTGGTTCCCCAGGGCGGCGACAATCCGCCTGCGACCAGCGGAACGCAGATGCTGGCCTCCAACGGCCTCAATACCACCGTTGGCAACTTCATCCAGCCTGCATGGAATGCGCGCGACCCGTTCAAGAACATGCTGATCGCGGAGACCGATCTGTATGTTCGTAGCGACGACACCTCGGGTCGGTCGCTGAACTTTGGCATCGTGAGCGATGCAGGGCAGACCTTGGCCGACATCGGCTATGCGTGCAACGGCGATGCCTTCTTCGTTTATTCACAGACCGAAGGCTATGGCCAAGGACCTTCCGGGTCGAGGAATGCCTGGCACCATTTCATGATCAAACTGGATTTTGACGCCAAGTCCACTCAATACTTCGTCGATGACGCTCTGATTGGGTCGGGTTCGTTCCATTCGGATGAGGTCATCAATTCCGTCAAGTTCAACTCGGTGATAGGGACGGCGGCTCCCGATGCCTATTGGGATTCGGTGAACATCAAGGCGGTGCCGGAGCCAGCGTCGATTTTTGCTGTGGGGTGGGGCGGTCTGCTCCTTCTTCGACGCCGAAAGCGGTCTTCAAGTTAG
- a CDS encoding DUF4375 domain-containing protein — MRFIQNETFRLNSTFVPARMGPMPELPFFEDDGQRSLAQLLSLRGAYRDDSLVMAIRDRLHRQARGTNYTKVEFAILVVEELEDQVNSGGFSSFFDYSPECVAPAIEALKAISCPTAASIVERAVQATGKKATDIDGLHNSEISADFDTLDAEFQQYPDPIVERLLDYITAHATEITVDIPATKKSWFQRLFPRR; from the coding sequence ATGCGATTCATCCAAAACGAAACGTTCCGTTTGAACTCAACTTTCGTACCTGCTAGAATGGGTCCCATGCCCGAGCTTCCCTTCTTCGAGGACGACGGTCAACGGTCGCTTGCGCAACTCTTGTCTCTGCGCGGAGCCTATCGTGACGACTCGCTCGTGATGGCCATTCGTGATCGACTCCACCGTCAGGCGAGAGGCACGAATTACACTAAAGTCGAGTTTGCAATCCTGGTTGTCGAAGAGTTGGAAGATCAAGTAAATTCGGGCGGATTCTCGTCGTTCTTCGATTACTCGCCCGAGTGTGTCGCCCCAGCAATTGAAGCGCTCAAGGCTATCAGCTGCCCCACTGCGGCGTCCATCGTCGAAAGGGCCGTCCAGGCAACCGGCAAAAAGGCTACCGACATCGATGGTCTCCACAATTCTGAAATAAGCGCAGACTTTGATACCTTGGACGCCGAGTTCCAGCAATATCCCGATCCAATCGTCGAACGGTTGCTTGACTACATCACCGCTCATGCGACTGAGATCACCGTCGATATTCCGGCAACCAAGAAATCGTGGTTCCAACGACTGTTTCCTCGCCGCTGA
- a CDS encoding DUF4265 domain-containing protein — translation MGRFEAVKKLFGFGHHITIPPAVDPRLSEIDDCEPDAKVRFPLTSDDPHSAERVWATTMGDHQYRIENYPFYVYGVSWKDLVYAVPDEPGDIPTFRRIIAKSGSKTVRIIIEDLEGNPTEHPVLKGLNDRGCWFECAFGSLFTICLPPEVDLWAIREFLLESGAQFEHADPTYNELFPNSN, via the coding sequence ATGGGTCGTTTCGAGGCCGTGAAAAAGCTATTTGGCTTTGGTCATCACATAACCATTCCGCCTGCTGTTGATCCGAGGCTGTCCGAAATTGACGACTGTGAGCCAGATGCCAAGGTGCGGTTCCCTCTGACAAGTGACGATCCGCACTCGGCCGAACGGGTTTGGGCAACTACGATGGGCGATCACCAGTACCGCATCGAAAACTACCCTTTCTATGTTTATGGTGTCTCCTGGAAGGACCTCGTCTACGCCGTTCCCGACGAGCCAGGTGACATACCGACCTTTCGACGAATCATCGCAAAGTCGGGAAGCAAGACCGTCAGGATCATAATTGAGGACCTGGAAGGTAATCCGACAGAGCATCCCGTCCTCAAGGGCCTCAATGATCGAGGGTGTTGGTTCGAGTGCGCCTTCGGTTCGCTCTTTACCATTTGCCTTCCACCCGAAGTCGATCTCTGGGCGATTCGGGAATTCCTTCTCGAATCCGGCGCGCAGTTTGAGCATGCCGACCCTACCTACAATGAGCTTTTTCCAAACTCAAACTAG
- a CDS encoding GAF domain-containing protein, whose amino-acid sequence MVTPADASRILDTVLNSPLHGAALRRLAMEQLDTLDTYNWSGIYRLEGDTLVLDEYVGAETDHTHIPVGRGVCGTAVAEGKNQVIKDVRELSNYLACSLQTRSELVVLIYRPEVGQQTPIPTLPPDEQGEGQRVIIGQIDIDGHQVGAFDASDEGLLTKLAEILAERWE is encoded by the coding sequence GTGGTTACCCCTGCCGACGCATCGCGAATTTTAGACACCGTTCTGAACTCTCCGCTACACGGAGCGGCGTTGCGGCGTCTGGCGATGGAACAGCTCGATACCCTGGACACCTACAACTGGTCGGGGATTTATCGGTTGGAGGGTGACACGTTGGTCTTGGATGAGTACGTGGGCGCGGAGACCGACCACACCCATATTCCGGTTGGTCGTGGAGTGTGCGGAACCGCGGTTGCGGAAGGGAAGAACCAGGTCATCAAGGATGTGCGCGAGCTCTCGAACTACCTCGCTTGCTCCTTGCAGACGCGATCGGAGTTGGTGGTGCTGATCTATCGTCCAGAAGTCGGGCAACAAACCCCCATCCCAACCCTTCCCCCTGACGAGCAAGGGGAAGGGCAACGTGTCATTATTGGCCAAATCGATATTGATGGGCATCAGGTCGGGGCGTTTGACGCCAGCGATGAGGGGCTTTTGACCAAGCTGGCCGAGATATTGGCCGAGAGGTGGGAGTGA